The Williamwhitmania sp. genome window below encodes:
- a CDS encoding SDR family oxidoreductase: MKVLLTGATGYIAQRLLPVLLQNGHQVVCCVRDGKRFNYHGYSTQNLSVVEADFLKRETLSSIPNDIDVAYYLIHSMATQGGDFGDMEQQCALNYRERLEQTNAKQVIYLSGIVNDAALSKHLASRKNVEDILSEGSFALTTLRAGIIVGSGSASFEIIRDLVEKLPVMVTPRWLKTRTQPIAIRNVVEFLSGVMGNAETYNRSFDIGGPDILSYREMLLQFAKVRGLKRRILVVPVMTPKISSYWLYFVTATSFALAQNLVNSMKVEVVCQPNNLAAMLGISLIDYQSSIRMAFDKIEQNQVLSSWKDAQTSALLQKGISHFVEMPVNGCFRDIRKVPVVDTNAALQRIWAIGGKTGWYYGDWLWEIRGFLDQLWGGVGMRRGRKSDTNIAAGEALDFWRVLLANREEKRLLLYAEMKLPGEAWLEFRIENSVLTQTATFRPLGLLGRAYWYAVLPLHGCIFRGMAKRLAQG, from the coding sequence ATGAAAGTCCTTCTCACCGGAGCAACCGGCTACATTGCCCAGCGATTGCTGCCTGTTCTGCTGCAAAATGGCCATCAGGTGGTTTGCTGCGTGCGCGATGGCAAGCGCTTCAACTACCATGGCTATTCAACCCAAAACCTGAGCGTGGTGGAGGCGGACTTTCTGAAGAGGGAGACCTTGAGCAGCATTCCCAACGACATTGATGTGGCTTACTACCTCATTCACTCCATGGCCACGCAGGGGGGCGACTTTGGCGATATGGAGCAGCAGTGCGCCCTTAACTACCGCGAGCGATTGGAGCAAACCAACGCCAAGCAGGTGATTTACCTGAGCGGCATTGTAAACGATGCAGCGCTCTCCAAGCATCTTGCCTCCAGAAAGAATGTGGAGGATATCCTGTCGGAGGGTAGCTTTGCGCTGACCACCCTGCGCGCGGGTATCATTGTGGGCTCGGGTAGCGCATCGTTCGAAATTATTCGCGACCTGGTGGAGAAGCTGCCCGTTATGGTTACGCCGCGCTGGCTAAAAACTCGCACGCAACCCATTGCCATTCGAAATGTGGTGGAGTTTTTGAGTGGAGTGATGGGCAATGCGGAGACCTACAACCGGAGCTTCGATATCGGTGGACCCGATATCCTGAGCTATAGGGAGATGCTCCTGCAGTTTGCCAAGGTGCGGGGCCTCAAGCGACGGATTTTGGTGGTGCCGGTAATGACTCCGAAAATATCGTCCTACTGGCTCTACTTTGTTACCGCAACCTCCTTTGCGCTGGCGCAGAATCTGGTTAACAGCATGAAGGTGGAGGTGGTGTGCCAACCCAACAACCTTGCTGCCATGCTCGGCATTTCGCTCATCGATTACCAATCCTCCATTCGGATGGCCTTCGATAAAATTGAGCAAAACCAAGTGCTCTCGAGCTGGAAGGATGCGCAAACCAGCGCACTGCTGCAAAAGGGTATTTCGCACTTTGTGGAGATGCCGGTGAACGGCTGCTTTAGGGATATACGCAAGGTTCCCGTGGTCGACACCAACGCGGCGTTGCAGCGCATTTGGGCCATCGGTGGAAAAACGGGCTGGTACTATGGCGATTGGTTATGGGAAATTCGCGGCTTTCTCGACCAGCTTTGGGGTGGCGTGGGCATGCGGCGCGGTCGGAAGAGCGATACCAATATTGCGGCAGGGGAGGCTTTGGACTTTTGGAGGGTGCTGCTGGCCAACCGGGAAGAAAAGCGATTGCTGCTCTATGCCGAGATGAAGCTGCCCGGCGAGGCTTGGCTGGAGTTTAGGATAGAGAACAGCGTGCTTACCCAAACGGCTACCTTTCGACCGCTTGGGCTACTCGGTAGGGCATATTGGTACGCGGTATTGCCCCTGCATGGTTGCATATTCAGAGGAATGGCAAAGCGGTTGGCACAGGGTTGA
- a CDS encoding lipid II flippase Amj family protein, producing MSLSIFFVIVLTFLINLITTLSYSVRIVGIRTGRVAISFALFNILVLISRTANGFQAPLLASTIEKNIKMGIGSNLFDFRLIIFSCTVATIVGALLIPSFQRILSVAVNRFSVYKSMPKVLYYGFTKGGIAYLKENIVAPDVKNITQLDFKENFPWRVFIMNIVAVAIITVGVISSLYAGYLNPDLRTTSSTLSSVINGLATILMFVFIDPFLSMMTDEVVLGKCKESVFRKYIVYMVVARVLGTLVAQLLFIPAAKLIAMFSGVL from the coding sequence ATGAGCCTCTCCATTTTTTTTGTAATTGTTCTTACCTTCCTTATCAACCTTATCACCACGCTTTCCTACTCCGTTCGAATTGTGGGTATTCGAACTGGAAGGGTTGCCATCTCCTTTGCGCTGTTCAATATTCTGGTGCTGATTTCGCGCACTGCCAACGGGTTTCAGGCACCGCTGCTGGCAAGCACCATCGAAAAGAACATAAAGATGGGCATTGGGAGCAACCTGTTCGATTTTCGGCTAATCATTTTCTCCTGCACTGTGGCTACCATCGTTGGCGCGCTGCTCATTCCATCCTTTCAGCGCATTCTGTCGGTTGCCGTTAACCGGTTCAGCGTGTATAAGTCGATGCCCAAGGTGCTCTACTACGGTTTTACCAAGGGTGGAATTGCCTACCTCAAGGAAAATATTGTCGCTCCCGATGTGAAGAACATAACTCAGCTCGATTTCAAGGAGAATTTCCCCTGGAGGGTTTTTATAATGAACATTGTGGCGGTGGCAATTATTACCGTTGGGGTGATCTCGTCGCTCTATGCAGGTTATCTCAATCCCGATTTAAGAACAACTTCAAGCACGCTCTCCTCCGTAATAAATGGCCTAGCCACCATCCTGATGTTTGTGTTTATTGACCCGTTTCTGTCGATGATGACTGACGAGGTGGTGCTGGGAAAGTGCAAGGAGTCGGTATTTCGGAAGTACATTGTTTACATGGTGGTTGCGCGAGTTCTCGGAACGCTGGTTGCCCAGCTGCTATTTATACCCGCGGCCAAGCTTATTGCCATGTTTTCGGGAGTGCTGTAG
- a CDS encoding DUF86 domain-containing protein: MSKEPIEYLKHIRDESSFILSVITNDVTKETFLQDETLKRAVVRSLEIIGEATKKIPADFKVKWNTIMWKNMAGMRDRLIHDYMGVNYSIVWDVVKNKIPDLHQQIVEVIGAE, encoded by the coding sequence ATGTCTAAAGAGCCTATTGAATACCTGAAGCACATTAGAGACGAGAGTTCCTTCATACTTTCTGTTATCACAAACGATGTAACTAAGGAGACTTTTTTGCAAGATGAAACGCTGAAGAGAGCCGTTGTTAGAAGTCTTGAAATAATTGGTGAGGCAACAAAAAAAATTCCCGCCGATTTTAAAGTTAAGTGGAATACGATCATGTGGAAGAATATGGCAGGAATGAGGGATCGGTTGATTCATGACTACATGGGTGTTAATTACTCCATTGTTTGGGATGTTGTAAAGAATAAAATTCCTGATTTGCACCAACAGATTGTTGAGGTAATAGGGGCGGAATAA
- a CDS encoding nucleotidyltransferase family protein, with translation MTTKETILSSIKKYKPELSRLGVESIGLFGSYLRGEQSSKSDIDILIEFKPGMENFDNYMAAYDILEAIFKNEKVEIVTKNGLSPYIGPKILNEVEYV, from the coding sequence ATGACTACAAAAGAGACTATACTATCTTCCATTAAAAAATATAAACCCGAGCTTTCGAGATTGGGGGTTGAAAGCATTGGACTTTTTGGATCATACTTAAGAGGTGAGCAATCGAGCAAAAGCGATATCGATATTCTAATAGAGTTTAAACCGGGTATGGAGAATTTTGATAACTATATGGCTGCATACGATATTTTGGAGGCGATCTTCAAGAATGAGAAGGTTGAAATAGTTACAAAAAATGGATTGAGCCCATATATAGGTCCTAAGATTTTAAATGAGGTAGAGTATGTCTAA
- a CDS encoding LytTR family DNA-binding domain-containing protein yields MDVKVVIVEDEVHSGAMLRTMIAELRPNWSVLAMLQSVKDTVAWLSANEHPEIIFMDIELADGSCFEIFNEMEVESGIVFTTAYHEHALRAFQLNSIHYLLKPIKKDELEQAIFKFEKILELIQPEESIAIDYRTLAQEITSSQLSYRRRILVSKKGAFFSLPMAEVAYIYVDTKVTFVVAFDGKQYPISASLDKLEPELDPALFFRANRQAIINLNAVEKFEAYFNGKLALHLKNKLGEKIIVSRDKAMALKSWMNG; encoded by the coding sequence ATGGACGTTAAAGTGGTTATTGTTGAGGACGAGGTGCACTCTGGAGCCATGTTGAGAACCATGATTGCCGAGCTACGTCCAAATTGGAGTGTGCTAGCCATGCTTCAGAGTGTGAAGGATACGGTGGCATGGCTATCCGCCAATGAGCATCCGGAAATCATCTTTATGGATATTGAGCTGGCCGATGGCAGCTGCTTCGAGATTTTTAACGAGATGGAGGTGGAGAGCGGCATTGTGTTCACCACCGCCTACCACGAGCATGCGCTTAGGGCATTTCAGCTTAATAGCATCCACTATTTGCTAAAGCCCATTAAGAAGGATGAGCTGGAGCAGGCTATTTTTAAGTTTGAGAAGATATTGGAGCTTATTCAGCCGGAAGAATCCATAGCCATTGATTACCGCACCTTGGCGCAGGAGATAACCAGCTCGCAGCTGAGTTACCGCCGACGCATTCTGGTTTCGAAAAAGGGAGCCTTCTTTTCGCTCCCCATGGCCGAGGTGGCCTACATTTATGTGGATACCAAGGTGACCTTTGTGGTGGCCTTCGATGGCAAGCAGTATCCTATTTCCGCTTCGCTCGACAAGCTGGAGCCGGAGCTCGATCCGGCACTCTTCTTTAGGGCCAACCGCCAAGCCATTATCAACCTAAATGCCGTTGAGAAATTTGAGGCCTACTTCAACGGAAAACTGGCGCTGCACCTCAAAAACAAGCTCGGCGAGAAGATTATCGTTAGCCGCGATAAGGCCATGGCACTAAAAAGTTGGATGAACGGGTAG
- a CDS encoding histidine kinase, giving the protein MKLIKSIVKGKDCLQEWKDIRPHVFFDFKSRLLFGVVTTALMITIIKQLMFPHEPFTWGGPLFLFSIMFVISEGIFVFNQVIAHKYPWHLKTRKRFAMLFAFSTVWFVLWFFVAMWFKPMFGEDLAMEPSQFYLSVSLFIMFVLIYVSLLIVYNYHQSLTAVMLENEKLQQEKLRLDYVALQDQINPHFLFNNLSTLIAIIKSDPDSAVSMATNFSDVYRYVLQSKDKVSVSLGDELKFIKAYLALHQIRLGDGLTVTFSIDNDLLNHQLAPLSLQLLVENAIKHNVATLASPLHIEVKAHDGHVMVTNNLNPKKTTYSTNTGLQNIEKRFQFLTSNPIVVEKHEQHFTVKLPLIQMENGR; this is encoded by the coding sequence GTGAAGTTAATTAAGAGTATTGTAAAGGGGAAAGACTGTCTACAGGAGTGGAAGGATATTCGTCCACACGTTTTCTTCGATTTCAAGTCGCGGTTGCTTTTTGGGGTAGTTACCACAGCGCTCATGATTACCATTATTAAGCAGCTGATGTTCCCTCATGAGCCTTTTACTTGGGGTGGTCCACTCTTCCTCTTTTCCATTATGTTTGTGATAAGCGAGGGGATCTTTGTCTTCAACCAGGTGATTGCCCATAAGTATCCTTGGCATCTGAAAACACGGAAGCGCTTCGCCATGCTCTTTGCCTTCTCTACAGTTTGGTTTGTGCTGTGGTTCTTCGTAGCTATGTGGTTTAAGCCCATGTTTGGTGAAGATTTGGCAATGGAGCCGAGCCAGTTCTACTTGAGTGTTTCCCTTTTTATAATGTTTGTACTTATTTACGTTAGTTTACTCATTGTATATAACTACCACCAGAGTTTGACCGCCGTAATGCTGGAAAATGAGAAGCTGCAGCAGGAGAAGCTTCGACTCGACTACGTGGCACTGCAGGACCAGATTAATCCCCATTTTCTCTTCAACAACCTTAGCACGCTCATTGCCATCATAAAGAGCGACCCCGATAGCGCTGTTTCTATGGCAACAAATTTCTCCGATGTTTACCGCTATGTGCTGCAGAGCAAGGATAAGGTGTCGGTTTCGCTGGGGGATGAGCTGAAGTTTATCAAGGCCTACCTTGCCCTTCACCAAATTCGGCTGGGCGATGGCCTTACGGTAACCTTCTCCATCGATAACGACCTGCTCAACCACCAGCTGGCACCGCTCAGTCTCCAGCTCTTGGTGGAGAATGCCATTAAGCACAACGTGGCCACGCTCGCTTCACCGCTTCATATTGAGGTGAAGGCGCACGATGGGCATGTAATGGTAACCAACAACCTAAACCCTAAAAAAACTACCTACTCTACCAATACGGGATTGCAAAACATAGAGAAGCGCTTTCAGTTTCTAACCAGCAACCCCATTGTGGTTGAAAAGCACGAGCAGCACTTTACCGTTAAGCTACCCCTAATTCAGATGGAAAATGGACGTTAA
- a CDS encoding TolC family protein: protein MKKIAVTIALAAIVAAGYSQQVVTLQQCREQALQNNRNVKQSELDKRIAVAHQKEARASYLPQIDGSGSIMNLPDMKNISVPGFFLPTANSATEAANHQYSGESNVYFPGIDLGTKNLTIYQTQIVAKQALFAGGQVRNANKMANEAVAIADQATALTASEVVMNTDQAFWQLVSIQEQVKVAERYVTMLDSLESQLVTAYQLGLIPKSEQLKVAVQRNEASINLLKARNGLQLARMNLCRQIGVDLSTNLAVTVDNLGEPQLPAAGLDVDKALDARSETKILEGQVAIADYQRKNAMAEFMPTLGVQVSYGYNYVPNLYNGGWNTIASAQLSVPIVHWGEKRQKLKAARYKLEQSKLKQDDAREFMRLEIQQRWLQFDEAYQTIGLAAKSKAEAEESLSEVQASFNAGLNTTTDLLNAQASWQKAHASYVEAVSSYQIAKSVYLKGIGELTVSE from the coding sequence ATGAAAAAAATAGCAGTAACCATTGCCCTTGCAGCCATAGTCGCGGCAGGTTATTCACAGCAAGTAGTTACCCTACAGCAGTGCAGGGAGCAGGCGCTGCAGAACAATCGAAATGTAAAGCAGTCGGAGTTGGATAAGCGCATTGCCGTAGCACACCAGAAGGAGGCCCGTGCCTCTTACCTTCCTCAGATTGACGGAAGTGGTAGCATAATGAACTTACCCGACATGAAGAACATCAGTGTTCCGGGGTTCTTTCTACCAACGGCCAATAGCGCAACGGAGGCAGCCAATCACCAGTATAGCGGGGAGAGCAATGTATACTTTCCCGGCATCGATTTGGGAACGAAAAATCTAACCATCTACCAGACTCAAATAGTGGCCAAACAGGCACTTTTTGCTGGGGGACAGGTGCGGAATGCAAATAAGATGGCCAATGAGGCGGTTGCGATTGCCGACCAAGCAACGGCGCTTACCGCTTCGGAGGTGGTAATGAACACCGATCAGGCATTCTGGCAGCTTGTATCCATTCAGGAGCAGGTAAAGGTGGCTGAACGTTATGTTACCATGCTCGACTCTCTGGAGAGCCAGCTGGTTACTGCTTACCAGCTGGGCCTAATACCCAAGAGTGAGCAACTAAAGGTTGCTGTTCAGCGAAATGAGGCCAGCATCAACCTGCTCAAGGCTCGCAATGGGCTTCAGCTTGCTCGCATGAATCTCTGCAGGCAGATTGGGGTGGATCTTTCCACCAACCTTGCCGTTACCGTAGATAATTTAGGTGAACCACAGCTTCCCGCAGCAGGGTTGGATGTTGATAAGGCGCTGGATGCTCGTTCCGAAACAAAAATACTGGAAGGACAGGTGGCCATTGCCGATTACCAGCGCAAGAATGCCATGGCTGAATTTATGCCCACGCTGGGTGTACAGGTGAGCTATGGTTACAACTATGTGCCAAATCTTTACAACGGTGGATGGAACACAATTGCTTCGGCTCAACTTTCAGTTCCTATTGTGCATTGGGGCGAGAAGCGACAAAAGTTGAAGGCAGCCCGCTACAAGCTGGAGCAGTCGAAGCTGAAACAGGACGATGCACGTGAGTTCATGAGGTTGGAAATTCAGCAGCGGTGGCTTCAGTTCGATGAGGCATACCAAACCATTGGCTTGGCTGCCAAGAGCAAGGCCGAGGCGGAGGAGAGTCTCAGTGAGGTGCAGGCCAGCTTTAATGCAGGGTTAAATACCACCACCGATCTTCTAAATGCTCAGGCTTCATGGCAAAAGGCGCATGCCTCCTATGTTGAGGCAGTATCATCTTACCAAATTGCCAAGTCTGTTTACCTTAAGGGCATTGGCGAACTCACCGTATCAGAGTAG